From the Jilunia laotingensis genome, the window CCCACAATCCTTCGCTGTATGCGGTGTTCTTTACCGCAGCATACACGGCAGCCCCTCTGAAACCGGGACATGCTTCCTTTATTTCTTTAGATACTGTAATTGTAAACATAGTAGTTATTGTATCATTATTCCCGACAGGATACGACCGGATGCAATCCCCAACCGCCTGGCAGAGAAAAATTCTTCCTGTTGCCGATATGTACAGATGCCGGCAATCTCTATTTGGGAAGAAGGGACTCCGAAATCGAGTAATTGCAGACGATTTGCCTCCCATAAATCGATATGTTGTTTCCTTGTTTCCGTATTGCGTCTGGAGATTCGCGACAGATCAAAGCCATTCCGCCTGAAAGCCTCAACCACTTCATCTCCCACTTCGAAGGCTTCCAAAGAGATACTTGGACCGATACATGCTATTACATCTTTGCCCTCCGTCCCATAAACGGCATACATCCGTTCTAAAGCATGGCCGACAATATAGTCCACCGTTCCTCTCCACCCGGCATGTACGGCAGCTACCGCCCGGTGTTGCGTGTCAAACAATAAAACAGGCACACAGTCGGCTGTAGAAATGCAAATGCAACAACCCGGTTCACAGGTCATTACGGTATCGATTCCTTCCAAACTCTCCATCTTTTCTTCTCCGGAAAGAGATAGAAATGCTTCATTTACCACCAGCGACTTTACTCCATGAGTCTGATGAGGAATAATCAATTCACGAGGACGTTGAGGCATTGCCTCAAACAGACGTTCCTGATTCCGGCAAACATGATCGGCCTCATCACCGGCAAAAGGAGAGCAATTGAAAGTGGCATAAGTGCCTTCGCTGCATCCCCCAAACCGTGTGGTCACAAAATGAAAAATGTCGGGATACACGCCAAGAGACCTGTATCCCAACATTCTTTTATCTTCAGTAAGCGAAATCATTTCTCTTCCCAGTCTTCTTCTTCGTATTCGTAATCCAAGTCGTCACCGTCATCCCCCTCTTCATCTTCGTATTCATATTCGATATCTTCGTCCTCTCCCATATCGATCAGTTCCTGTTGCAACTTATTGACATCTTTCGGACGATGGACGATGGCTTCGATCTTATTACTTTCCTTATTAAGTTCTTCCCAGAGGATATCTTTCAATTCCGAAATTCCAAGACCCGAAACGGAAGAAATAAAAACATGGGGAATACCTTCAGGAAGGGTCGGTTCGATCTCGTCCATCAACTCCTGATCGAGCATATCGCTTTTGGTGATGGCAAGTACCCGTTGCTTGTCCAGCATCTCAGGGTT encodes:
- the pgeF gene encoding peptidoglycan editing factor PgeF, translating into MISLTEDKRMLGYRSLGVYPDIFHFVTTRFGGCSEGTYATFNCSPFAGDEADHVCRNQERLFEAMPQRPRELIIPHQTHGVKSLVVNEAFLSLSGEEKMESLEGIDTVMTCEPGCCICISTADCVPVLLFDTQHRAVAAVHAGWRGTVDYIVGHALERMYAVYGTEGKDVIACIGPSISLEAFEVGDEVVEAFRRNGFDLSRISRRNTETRKQHIDLWEANRLQLLDFGVPSSQIEIAGICTYRQQEEFFSARRLGIASGRILSGIMIQ